A genome region from Triticum aestivum cultivar Chinese Spring chromosome 2B, IWGSC CS RefSeq v2.1, whole genome shotgun sequence includes the following:
- the LOC123039908 gene encoding CCR4-NOT transcription complex subunit 9 isoform X1, translating to MSLPSSPSLVRGGKVGTEVVQASVDQKMTSMEYLVLNLCDPTLRERSLAELSKEREMFPDLAPLLWYSFGTIAALVQEILRIYPALSPPTLTSAASTRVCNALTLFQCVASRPETRSSFIEADIPLYLYPFLRTVDKAQAFEQLRLATLGVIGALVKDENTKATEYLLKCETIPLCLNIMEIGNEPSKTVSTFILLKVLRNELGLHRCCDTRGPFYDIAFALQKRVNSPDERPSARLLRCIIQCYLRLLDHPRGHAVLKTWFPSVLQTGTFNDYLTKDPSMQECLQQLLAKMEAGSPIRSLHFLRCSDNAIIP from the exons ATGTCCCTGCCTTCATCTCCTTCTTTGGTGAGAGGCGGAAAAGTTGGCACCGAGGTGGTACAAGCATCGGTGGACCAAAAGATGACATCGATGGAGTATCTGGTGCTCAACCTTTGCGACCCTACGCTACGCGAGAGATCCCTCGCGGAGCTCTCTAAG GAGAGGGAGATGTTTCCGGATCTGGCCCCTTTGTTGTGGTACTCATTCGGCACAATTGCCGCGTTGGTCCAG GAGATTCTAAGAATCTACCCTGCGCTTTCGCCTCCAACTTTAACGTCTGCTGCATCAACACGGGTTTGCAACGCACTCACACTTTTTCAG TGCGTTGCATCACGCCCTGAGACCAGAAGCTCTTTCATAGAAG CTGATATTCCATTGTACCTGTACCCATTCTTGCGTACCGTAGACAAGGCCCAAGCTTTTGAGCAATTGCGGCTCGCCACTTTGGGTGTCATTGGTGCTCTGGTAAAG GATGAGAATACTAAAGCTACTGAGTATTTGCTCAAATGTGAAACCATTCCTTTGTGCTTGAATATCATGGAGATAGGCAATGAGCCTTCAAAAACC GTGTCCACTTTCATTCTCCTAAAGGTTCTGCGAAACGAACTTGGTCTGCATCGCTGTTGTGACACTCGCGGTCCTTTCTATGATATTGCTTTTGCTTTACAAAAGAGGGTTAACTCACCAGACGAACGGCCTTCGGCAAGGTTGCTGAGGTGCATTATCCAGTGTTACCTTAGGCTATTAGATCATCCTAG GGGCCATGCGGTGTTAAAAACATGGTTTCCCAGCGTGCTACAGACCGGGACATTCAATGACTATCTCACG AAGGATCCTTCAATGCAAGAGTGTCTGCAGCAACTGTTGGCTAAGATGGAGGCTGGGAGTCCCATCAGGTCGCTCCATTTTCTCCGCTGCAGTGACAACGCTATCATACCATGA
- the LOC123043100 gene encoding protein AAR2 homolog, producing MASSGGGAAAAARMDPEAATELARKGVTLLLLDVPQHTLLGLDTQVFSVGPRFRGIKMVPPGPHFLHYCSPSRRGNEFAPTVGFFLTTHPSQVVVRRWHAQEERLVTLSEEEEIRYSEAVKRFEFDDQLGPYNLDSFGDWKQLSSYLSQSVIERLEPIGGEITIALETSWMDRAPQTDMERRLMEQLREDKFAKKAPAQPERRGCYYTTIPASVKHRNISADELTLLNLDRTSLLETVLAKNYQGQEDLLLGELQFSFVAFMMGQSLEAFMQWKALVSLLLSCSEAPLHTRTQLFVKFIRVIYYQFKHGFQRTHDSRSSEDKGNSLFLDEAWFSRDIFLYRLSKDFLAVIFEAQVVDGDLLSWARKLKTLLETTFGWDLENNAVNLIDEDDEFAPVVVEMDGS from the exons ATGGCGAGCAGCGGGGGAggcgcggctgcggcggcgcggaTGGACCCGGAGGCGGCGACGGAGCTGGCGCGGAAGGGGGTCACGCTCCTGCTCCTCGACGTGCCCCAGCACACCCTCCTCGGCCTCGACACCCAG GTGTTCTCGGTCGGCCCCAGGTTCAGAGGGATCAAGATGGTGCCCCCAGGCCCGCACTTCCTCCACTACTGCTCCCCCAGCAG GCGCGGGAATGAGTTCGCCCCGACAGTCGGATTCTTTCTTACCACTCACCCATCTCAG GTGGTCGTTCGAAGATGGCATGCTCAAGAGGAGAGACTAGTGACACTATCAGAAGAGGAG GAAATCAGATACTCTGAAGCAGTAAAACGTTTCGAGTTCGATGATCAGCTTGGACCATACAATTTGGATTCTTTTGGAGACTGGAAACAACTTTCAAGCTACTTGTCACAAAGTGTCATTGAACGCCTTG AGCCAATTGGTGGAGAAATTACAATTGCATTGGAGACATCATGGATGGATAGAGCTCCCCAAACAGATATGGAGAGACGATTGATGGAACAACTTAGAGAAGACAAGTTTGCAAAGAAAGCCCCTGCACAGCCTGAGAGGAGAGGATGCTATTACACAACTATCCCAGCTTCGGTTAAGCACAGAAACATTTCTGCAGATGAGCTGACTTTGCTGAATTTGGACAGA ACAAGCTTGCTGGAGACTGTCTTGGCCAAAAATTATCAAGGCCAAGAAGATTTACTCTTGGGGGAGCTGCAGTTCTCTTTCGTAGCGTTTATG ATGGGACAGTCACTGGAGGCGTTTATGCAGTGGAAAGCATTAGTCAGTCTTCTTTTGAGCTGTAGCGAAGCT CCACTTCATACAAGGACACAATTGTTTGTAAAG TTTATTAGGGTTATTTACTACCAGTTCAAGCATGGCTTTCAACGTACACATGATTCCAGAAGTAGTGAGGACAAGGGCAATTCTTTGTTTCTGGACGAAGCATGGTTTTCAAGAGACATATTCCTTTACCGGCTTTCCAAG GATTTCTTGGCGGTAATATTTGAAGCTCAAGTCGTGGATGGGGACCTTCTGTCATGG GCTAGGAAACTGAAGACGCTCCTGGAGACCACGTTTGGGTGGGATCTCGAGAACAACGCGGTGAACCTTATCGATGAGGACGATGAG TTTGCTCCCGTGGTCGTGGAGATGGACGGCTCCTAG
- the LOC123039908 gene encoding CCR4-NOT transcription complex subunit 9 isoform X2 codes for MSLPSSPSLVRGGKVGTEVVQASVDQKMTSMEYLVLNLCDPTLRERSLAELSKEREMFPDLAPLLWYSFGTIAALVQEILRIYPALSPPTLTSAASTRVCNALTLFQCVASRPETRSSFIEADIPLYLYPFLRTVDKAQAFEQLRLATLGVIGALVKDENTKATEYLLKCETIPLCLNIMEIGNEPSKTVSTFILLKVLRNELGLHRCCDTRGPFYDIAFALQKRVNSPDERPSARLLRCIIQCYLRLLDHPRGHAVLKTWFPSVLQTGTFNDYLTDPSMQECLQQLLAKMEAGSPIRSLHFLRCSDNAIIP; via the exons ATGTCCCTGCCTTCATCTCCTTCTTTGGTGAGAGGCGGAAAAGTTGGCACCGAGGTGGTACAAGCATCGGTGGACCAAAAGATGACATCGATGGAGTATCTGGTGCTCAACCTTTGCGACCCTACGCTACGCGAGAGATCCCTCGCGGAGCTCTCTAAG GAGAGGGAGATGTTTCCGGATCTGGCCCCTTTGTTGTGGTACTCATTCGGCACAATTGCCGCGTTGGTCCAG GAGATTCTAAGAATCTACCCTGCGCTTTCGCCTCCAACTTTAACGTCTGCTGCATCAACACGGGTTTGCAACGCACTCACACTTTTTCAG TGCGTTGCATCACGCCCTGAGACCAGAAGCTCTTTCATAGAAG CTGATATTCCATTGTACCTGTACCCATTCTTGCGTACCGTAGACAAGGCCCAAGCTTTTGAGCAATTGCGGCTCGCCACTTTGGGTGTCATTGGTGCTCTGGTAAAG GATGAGAATACTAAAGCTACTGAGTATTTGCTCAAATGTGAAACCATTCCTTTGTGCTTGAATATCATGGAGATAGGCAATGAGCCTTCAAAAACC GTGTCCACTTTCATTCTCCTAAAGGTTCTGCGAAACGAACTTGGTCTGCATCGCTGTTGTGACACTCGCGGTCCTTTCTATGATATTGCTTTTGCTTTACAAAAGAGGGTTAACTCACCAGACGAACGGCCTTCGGCAAGGTTGCTGAGGTGCATTATCCAGTGTTACCTTAGGCTATTAGATCATCCTAG GGGCCATGCGGTGTTAAAAACATGGTTTCCCAGCGTGCTACAGACCGGGACATTCAATGACTATCTCACG GATCCTTCAATGCAAGAGTGTCTGCAGCAACTGTTGGCTAAGATGGAGGCTGGGAGTCCCATCAGGTCGCTCCATTTTCTCCGCTGCAGTGACAACGCTATCATACCATGA
- the LOC123039908 gene encoding CCR4-NOT transcription complex subunit 9 isoform X3: MSLPSSPSLVRGGKVGTEVVQASVDQKMTSMEYLVLNLCDPTLRERSLAELSKEREMFPDLAPLLWYSFGTIAALVQEILRIYPALSPPTLTSAASTRVCNALTLFQCVASRPETRSSFIEADIPLYLYPFLRTVDKAQAFEQLRLATLGVIGALVKVSTFILLKVLRNELGLHRCCDTRGPFYDIAFALQKRVNSPDERPSARLLRCIIQCYLRLLDHPRGHAVLKTWFPSVLQTGTFNDYLTKDPSMQECLQQLLAKMEAGSPIRSLHFLRCSDNAIIP; this comes from the exons ATGTCCCTGCCTTCATCTCCTTCTTTGGTGAGAGGCGGAAAAGTTGGCACCGAGGTGGTACAAGCATCGGTGGACCAAAAGATGACATCGATGGAGTATCTGGTGCTCAACCTTTGCGACCCTACGCTACGCGAGAGATCCCTCGCGGAGCTCTCTAAG GAGAGGGAGATGTTTCCGGATCTGGCCCCTTTGTTGTGGTACTCATTCGGCACAATTGCCGCGTTGGTCCAG GAGATTCTAAGAATCTACCCTGCGCTTTCGCCTCCAACTTTAACGTCTGCTGCATCAACACGGGTTTGCAACGCACTCACACTTTTTCAG TGCGTTGCATCACGCCCTGAGACCAGAAGCTCTTTCATAGAAG CTGATATTCCATTGTACCTGTACCCATTCTTGCGTACCGTAGACAAGGCCCAAGCTTTTGAGCAATTGCGGCTCGCCACTTTGGGTGTCATTGGTGCTCTGGTAAAG GTGTCCACTTTCATTCTCCTAAAGGTTCTGCGAAACGAACTTGGTCTGCATCGCTGTTGTGACACTCGCGGTCCTTTCTATGATATTGCTTTTGCTTTACAAAAGAGGGTTAACTCACCAGACGAACGGCCTTCGGCAAGGTTGCTGAGGTGCATTATCCAGTGTTACCTTAGGCTATTAGATCATCCTAG GGGCCATGCGGTGTTAAAAACATGGTTTCCCAGCGTGCTACAGACCGGGACATTCAATGACTATCTCACG AAGGATCCTTCAATGCAAGAGTGTCTGCAGCAACTGTTGGCTAAGATGGAGGCTGGGAGTCCCATCAGGTCGCTCCATTTTCTCCGCTGCAGTGACAACGCTATCATACCATGA